One part of the Onychomys torridus chromosome 13, mOncTor1.1, whole genome shotgun sequence genome encodes these proteins:
- the Rpl17 gene encoding 60S ribosomal protein L17, translating into MVRYSLDPENPTKSCKSRGSNLRVHFKNTRETAQAIKGMHIRKATKYLKDVTLKKQCVPFRRYNGGVGRCAQAKQWGWTQGRWPKKSAEFLLHMLKNAESNAELKGLDVDSLVIEHIQVNKAPKMRRRTYRAHGRINPYMSSPCHIEMILTEKEQIVPKPEEEVAQKKKISQKKLKKQKLMARE; encoded by the exons ATGGTTCGCTACTCGCTTGACCCAGAAAACCCTACAAAAT CATGCAAGTCGAGAGGTTCAAATCTTCGGGTTCACTTTAAG AACACCCGTGAAACTGCCCAGGCCATCAAGGGTATGCATATCCGAAAAGCCACCAAATATCTGAAAGATGTCACTTTGAAGAAGCAATGTGTGCCTTTCCGGCGGTATAATGGTGGAGTCGGTAGGTGCGCCCAG gcCAAACAGTGGGGCTGGACACAGGGCCGGTGGCCTAAAAAGAGTGCTGAATTTCTGCTGCACATGCTTAAAAACGCAGAGAGTAATGCTGAGCTGAAG GGTTTAGATGTGGATTCTCTAGTCATTGAACACATCCAGGTAAACAAAGCACCTAAGATGCGCCGACGGACTTACAGAGCTCATGGCCGGATTAACCCGTACATGAGTTCCCCCTGCCACATCGAGATGATCCTCACTGAAAAGGAACAAATTGttccaaagccagaagaggaggttgCGCAGAAGAAGAAG atatcccagaagaaactgaagaaacaaaaacttatgGCACGGGAATAA
- the C13H18orf32 gene encoding UPF0729 protein C18orf32 homolog: protein MVCIPCIVIPVLLWIFKKFLEPYLYPLVSPVLSRLWPKKAVQESSAKNTGKVDCKGADTIGLPTKGPIEVSDKKKD from the exons ATGGTGTGCATTCCCTGTATCGTCATCCCAGTGCTGCTCTGGATCTTCAAAAAATTCCTGGAGCCATACTTATACCCTCTGGTTTCCCCTGTGCTCAGTCGTCTATGGCCTAAAAAAGCTGTACAAGAATCCAGTGCTAAAAATACAGGCAAAGTAGACTGCAAG ggtGCAGATACCATTGGATTACCCACAAAAGGACCAATAGAGGTCTCTGATAAAAAGAAAGACTAG